One Ricinus communis isolate WT05 ecotype wild-type chromosome 1, ASM1957865v1, whole genome shotgun sequence DNA window includes the following coding sequences:
- the LOC125369368 gene encoding uncharacterized protein LOC125369368 isoform X1: MHQGVQYVGFPLDDYGKLVAYICAQNRGTPDHNKVNSFQGTSAEKHLKSSCNQGICNSSSVNQSIKSGHVCSQQWRGRKIGEGKSRMTKACLAPDDGKPFVKNLIGSRIKVWCAEKHANSNVYGDGEVRTQKSCCG, encoded by the exons ATGCATCAAGGAGTGCAATATGTGGGCTTTCCTTTAGATGATTATGGTAAACTTGTTGCCTATATATGTGCGCAAAATCGTGGGACTCCGGATCACAATAAAGTAAATTCTTTTCAAGGTACCAGTGCTGAGAAACATCTG AAGAGCAGTTGCAATCAAGGGATTTGTAATTCATCTTCAGTCAACCAGTCTATCAAGTCTGGACATGTTTGTTCTCAACAATGGAGAGGTAGAAAAATCGGAGAAGGAAAATCTAGGATGACGAAG gCTTGTTTAGCTCCGGATGATGGTAAACCTTTTGTTAAGAATTTGATTGGTTCCAGAATCAAAGTCTGGTGTGCAGAAAAACATGC TAACAGTAATGTatatggtgatggtgaagtgAGAACTCAGAAGTCATGTTGTGGGTAA
- the LOC125369368 gene encoding uncharacterized protein LOC125369368 isoform X2 — translation MHQGVQYVGFPLDDYGKLVAYICAQNRGTPDHNKVNSFQGTSAEKHLKSSCNQGICNSSSVNQSIKSGHVCSQQWRGRKIGEGKSRMTKACLAPDDGKPFVKNLIGSRIKVWCAEKHAWKF, via the exons ATGCATCAAGGAGTGCAATATGTGGGCTTTCCTTTAGATGATTATGGTAAACTTGTTGCCTATATATGTGCGCAAAATCGTGGGACTCCGGATCACAATAAAGTAAATTCTTTTCAAGGTACCAGTGCTGAGAAACATCTG AAGAGCAGTTGCAATCAAGGGATTTGTAATTCATCTTCAGTCAACCAGTCTATCAAGTCTGGACATGTTTGTTCTCAACAATGGAGAGGTAGAAAAATCGGAGAAGGAAAATCTAGGATGACGAAG gCTTGTTTAGCTCCGGATGATGGTAAACCTTTTGTTAAGAATTTGATTGGTTCCAGAATCAAAGTCTGGTGTGCAGAAAAACATGC ATGGAAATTTTGA